A section of the Ictalurus punctatus breed USDA103 chromosome 8, Coco_2.0, whole genome shotgun sequence genome encodes:
- the tbx22 gene encoding T-box transcription factor TBX22, whose translation MAMQGLSEAGERVSVACPRAQGLSRRAHAFSVEALVGKSCKRMKVEKAKDEKREESDCGLDTSTGTVVDEGEDSANQIEEAVETTSKPAGDKTDPDTQIHVELQGSDLWRRFHEIGTEMIITKAGRRMFPSIRVKVRNLDPFKQYYIAMDIKLVDSKRYRYVYHSSQWMVAGNTDHSCITPRLYIHPDSPCSGETWMRQVISFDRVKLTNNEMDDKGHIILQSMHKYKPRVHVVVHEPCLDVSQIAALPTEGVCTFSFPETQFTTVTAYQNQQITKLKIDRNPFAKGFRDPGRNRGVLDGVLDSYPWRNTFGLSLKPFTLELQGENCGSSESCGDVSSLKSLLPHSSSLLSYPFNLSGPDSDLHNLSVPLCSKVTSSNPSFTSRPYCSLIPDRLRGYSGLRTLIDYPMLSPLHGKKIGGCKGQCLHSHCLISIQNLQSSRTSGAHPDTATSSLMSPYGLYSYSLPFRPHISSITSSSKPADSIILASSESLLRQTAWHSTVNHCF comes from the exons ATGGCCATGCAAGGTCTGAGTGAAGCCGGGGAGAGAGTTTCGGTCGCCTGCCCGCGGGCGCAGGGCTTGAGCCGGAGAGCGCACGCTTTCTCTGTGGAGGCTTTAGTGGGGAAAAGCTGCAAAAGGATGAAAGTAGAAAAAGCGAAGGatgagaagagagaggaaagtGACTGCGGCTTGGATACATCGACTGGGACTGTCGTGGATGAAGGAGAGGACAGCG CGAATCAAATCGAGGAAGCTGTTGAGACCACGAGCAAACCCGCTGGGGACAAAACCGATCCGGACACACAGATCCACGTGGAACTGCAAGGGTCCGATCTATGGCGCAGATTTCACGAGATCGGAACAGAGATGATCATCACCAAAGCGGGCAG GCGAATGTTTCCATCTATTCGAGTGAAAGTGAGGAACCTGGACCCGTTCAAACAATACTACATCGCCATGGACATCAAACTCGTGGATTCAAAGAGATACAG GTATGTGTACCACAGTTCCCAGTGGATGGTGGCTGGAAACACGGATCACTCGTGCATCACCCCGCGGCTTTACATACACCCGGACTCGCCATGCTCAGGAGAGACGTGGATGCGTCAAGTGATCAGCTTCGACCGGGTGAAATTAACAAACAACGAGATGGACGACAAGGGCCAT ATCATCCTGCAGTCCATGCACAAGTACAAGCCGCGCGTGCACGTAGTCGTACACGAGCCATGTCTGGACGTGTCGCAAATCGCTGCGCTCCCGACTGAAGGCGTGTGCACCTTCTCCTTCCCCGAGACGCAGTTCACAACCGTGACCGCCTACCAAAACCAACAG ATAACAAAACTGAAGATTGACAGGAACCCCTTTGCCAAGGGCTTCAGAGACCCAGGAAGAAACAG GGGCGTACTAGATGGCGTTCTGGACTCTTACCCCTGGCGAAATACATTTGGTCTCAGTTTGAAACCATTTACTCTGGAGCTGCAAG GTGAAAACTGCGGGTCGTCCGAGAGCTGTGGTGACGTTTCCTCTCTGAAAAGCCTCTTGCCACACTCCAGTTCCTTGCTCTCCTACCCGTTCAACCTCTCTGGCCCTGACAGTGATCTTCACAACCTCAGTGTCCCCCTCTGCTCTAAAGTGACCTCTTCAAACCCCTCCTTCACAAGCCGACCCTACTGCAGCCTCATACCAGACCGACTCAGAGGTTACTCAGGCTTGCGAACCTTGATAGACTACCCCATGCTGTCTCCTCTCCATGGCAAAAAAATAGGTGGTTGCAAGGGCCAGTGCCTCCATAGCCACTGCTTGATTTCCATCCAGAACCTCCAGTCGAGCCGAACCTCTGGAGCTCACCCGGATACCGCAACATCTTCTCTCATGTCACCGTATGGTCTGTATAGCTACAGTTTACCTTTCAGACCTCACATCTCCAGCATCACCAGCTCATCAAAACCAGCTGACAGCATAATCCTGGCATCATCCGAAAGCCTTCTGCGCCAAACAGCCTGGCATTCGACTGTCAATCATTGCTTCTGA